One stretch of Ipomoea triloba cultivar NCNSP0323 chromosome 8, ASM357664v1 DNA includes these proteins:
- the LOC116027102 gene encoding uncharacterized protein LOC116027102, with protein sequence MPPRRNVPAGRDNATTAMDRMALAMEQMAEFMMAQQANQNQGHPRVDFAKAIASRHPPNYAGEDDPVVLEECIRTFDKLLDAVNCPANQRVSSAVYYLTKAADNWWAAAGPELLQNPDFGWEEFKEELRGQFYTERIKGIKCEEFLRLKQKGETVQVYYDQYVELMRFAQDIVPDEASKARRFVRGLDWDVRRAIASFMFSNLKEAYNRASDQYQVYLDQQEVYGRNKRKVDDKQRRFKVDDRKSNQGKFQPKQGEKRGGTDQGKQSACGRCGKSHPGENCQGVRIRVENLRNSSQNTRQGGGFNGNNDRKPAESGNRGVNSPQVNRGRPANAATGSSDKGKSPMGESSTGNQGQIYVVNSAQA encoded by the exons ATGCCGCCAAGACGAAATGTACCTGCGGGACGTGACAACGCCACCACGGCAATGGATCGTATGGCtttggcaatggaacagatggctgagtttatgatggctcagcagGCAAATCAAAACCAGGGACACCCTCGGGTCGACTTTGCTAAAGCCATAGCAAGTAGACACCCACCGAATTATGCGGGAGAAGATGACCCAGTGGTTTTGGAAGAATGTATACGGACATTTGATAAACTGCTTGACGCAGTAAATTGCCCGGCGAATCAACGAGTGTCTTCTGCGGTTTATTACTTGACGAAAGCCGCAGATAACTGGTGGGCAGCGGCTGGACCTGAACTCCTACAAAACCCAGACTTTGGTTGGGAGGAATTTAAGGAGGAATTGAGGGGACAATTTTACACGGAACGaatcaagggaatcaagtgcgAAGAATTCTTGCGACTGAAGCAGAAAGGAGAAACTGTTCAGGTCTACTATGACCAGTATGTGGAGCTGATGAGATTTGCTCAGGATATTGTGCCAGACGAGGCAAGCAAGGCAAGAAGATTTGTGCGAGGACTGGATTGGGACGTGAGAAGGGCAATCGCATCATTTATGTTCTCCAATCTCAAGGAGGCATATAATCGGGCATCGGATCagtaccaagtgtacctggatcaacaggaagTTTACGGCAGGAACAAGAGGAAAGTTGATGACAAACAGAGGAGATTCAAGGTGGATGATCGGAAGTCTAACCAAGGGAAATTTCAACCAAAGCAAGGAGAGAAGAGGGGAGGAACAGACCAAGGGAAGCAGTCTGCTTGCGGCAGATGTGGAAAGAGCCATCCTGGAGAAAATTGCCAAGGGGTGAGAATAAG GGTAGAAAACCTCCGAAACTCCTCGCAGAATACCAGGCAAGGAGGAGGATTCAATGGGAACAACGACCGGAAACCTGCGGAATCAGGTAACAGGGGAGTTAATTCTCCACAAGTGAACCGGGGAAGACCAGCGAACGCTGCTACAGGTTCGAGCGACAAAGGGAAGTCACcaatgggagaaagcagcacagGGAACCAAGGACAAATCTACGTCGTCAACAGCGCTCAAGCTTAG